Part of the Lichenicola cladoniae genome is shown below.
CCCGCCGCCGATGATGCCGATGACCGAGCCGGGGGGAAGTGCCAGCTCGTGGCCCATCGTCATGCAGCCGGACTCAAGGAACCGGGACTTCCGGGACCGCGGCGGTCTGCAGGGCCCGCCATGCCTCGAGCCGTGCCATGAGCGCCCCGTCCGACAGGGCCAGGATCGAGGCGGCCAGCAGGGCGGCGTTGATCGCGCCGGGCTTGCCGATCGCCAGGGTCCCGACCGGGACGCCGGCCGGCATCTGGACGATCGACAGCAGGCTGTCGATGCCGTTGAGGGCGGCGCTTTCCACGGGCACGCCGAGCACCGGCAGCAGGGTCCAGGCCGAGCACATGCCGGGAAGGTGGGCTGCTCCGCCGGCGCCGG
Proteins encoded:
- the purE gene encoding 5-(carboxyamino)imidazole ribonucleotide mutase — protein: MSETEFGDDAVSDIPAGIDEPVVGIIMGSQSDWTTLSHAATQLDTLGIAFETRIISAHRTPDRLMDYASKAAGRGLQVIIAGAGGAAHLPGMCSAWTLLPVLGVPVESAALNGIDSLLSIVQMPAGVPVGTLAIGKPGAINAALLAASILALSDGALMARLEAWRALQTAAVPEVPVP